In Corylus avellana chromosome ca8, CavTom2PMs-1.0, the genomic stretch TATTTTTCCCCAGACAACTTAAGTGTGGCTAAGAGCCTCCCACGTGTCCTTTTCCTACTCGTCATCACCCAGATTTCCTCGCTCTGACTAGATAGATATACGGGATCTCGGCCCAAATAGTCAAGTCTTAAAACTACTAAATCCTTCCCTTTCTCTTAACTTCTCCGCGCCTTCGTCTGAACAGTTAACAACCGATTTTTCGTATTTTGGAGTGGGAAAATGGGAATTGAAGCGGAGAGCTTGAAGCGGTTCGGGGGAGCGTGGGGCGCGGCGGCTAAGCCCTGCGACTCCTGCAAATCGGCCGCGGCCGCGGTTTTCTGCCGGGCTGACTCGGCGTTTCTCTGCCTCGGCTGCGACGCCAAAATCCATTGTGCCAACAAGCTGGCGTCGCGGCACGAGCGCGTGTGGATGTGCGAGGTGTGCGAGCAGGCCCCCGCGGCCGTCACGTGCAAGGCCGACGCTGCTGCCCTCTGTGTCACCTGCGACGCAGACATCCACTCCGCTAATCCGGTGGCGCGACGCCACGAGCGCGTCCCCGTGGAGCCCTTCTTCGACTCCGCCGAGGCCATAATCAAATCCTCCGCGCTCAGTAATTTCCTGGTGGTTCCCGCGGTGGACAACTCCAACGACACCAAAAACAACCACCACCATCACGACGAGGCGGAAGCGGCGTCGTGGCTTATCCCCAACCCGAATTTCAGCTCCAAGCTCATGGATGCTCCGGATTTGAAACCCGGTGACATGCTATTCTCTGACGTGGATCCGTTTCTTGATTTCGATTACCCGAACCCGTTTCACAGTGCTGGCACGGATAGCGTAGTACCGGTTCAGACTAAGCCCGTCTCTGCTCCCATCATCAACCGCTCCACAGAGAATTGTTTTGATATCGATTTCTGCAAATCCAAGCTCTCCGCATTCAGCTATCCGACCCACTCTCTTAGCCAAAGCGTAATTACTCAATCCCACTTCTACAGCACACCACTTCCCAGGAATCCATTTTcctggaaaaaaaattattcgaCTGTTTGGGCtgatttttatgttatttttcagGTTTCGTCGTCCGATGTTGGGGTGGTTCCGGACGGGAATTCCATGTCCGATATATCGTATCCTTTCGGCCGGAACATGTGTGCCGATCCGAACATAACGGTCTCGGGGACTACGAACCAAGTGGCTACTCAGTTGTGTGGAACCGATCGCGAGGCTAGGGTTTTAAGGTACAGGGAGAAGAGGAAGAACCGGAAGTTCGAGAAGACGATTCGCTACGCTTCGAGAAAAGCCTACGCCGAAACCCGGCCGAGAATCAAAGGCCGGTTCGCGAAACGCACAGAGATAGACTCCGAGGTGGACTGCCTGTATGACTCGGTGTCATCTGCGGCTTTCATATCTGACGCGCAGTACGGCGTCGTTCCCACCTTCTGACCGACCGACGAAGCCGGTTTTTTCGTGTTTTGGGTGATCCTGTGCTGTCGACACTATGATTCATAGTTTGCGCCCTAGAATAATTGTGCGCGGAGCCGCTCCCCCTTAGcgttttttattaatgtttttgtgtAAATTATATCTCCGGTCGATGGAGTTTTTAGCCGTTGATTTGCAGGAGCATGATGCTGAGCTTTTCGCACATAAAGATTTCCTCCCATCTTCAAAAAGCCCATTTACTTTTTTCTCCCTGGGGCTTCTGTAACTCTCTCTGTCGgtaaaaccttttgttttttttttattagaaaattgTCAAGTATCTCTTTCTGAATTCCTATTGGTTCGTACTTATCtaatttataaattagtttGAGATTTTGTTTGTTACTATTTGCTTAATCGTTGTTTAATTAATAACTTTTATTTGGGCGGTGTTTGGTTtgaaggaaagaaaagtttTCCCATTCTCCTGGAGCTTTCTACTTCAAGGGTTGAGGTCACGTTTAAGACAGCTTGGCTTTCcgaggaaaatattaaaatacaagaaaataataaaagaaattaaataaacagCTTGTCTTTCCAAGAAAAGCAATATCCAGATTCAATTGACCAACGTCAGCCTTTCTGTCTCCTCTTTAAAAGTTGATTCTTTGGTGCCACTGCAGTCTGCAGCTGTCCATGCCAAATCATCGATTTGGTCATTTCTCAATTAATATATTCTTACttgattttgataaattaatatttgatgaGCAAATCATATATGAGAGAGGAGGGAATAAATCCGTTAGCCAAAAAattgtacaatgatgatatagACACACAAAGggtatatttgttaatgtaatTTCAgggtgttgttttgtttttgtttaagaaaaatgttttgatgcgacaaaaaaatgaaaacaattatgAGTGTACTTgatagtgtttttgttttaaggatagaaaacaaaaaatatttgaagaaaattctaacaaacaTGCTTTTATTAGTTAGCTATGTTGGTATTGAAAAAGTGTCCATTTGATTTATAGGGATGGAtctacaaataaaaatttcaaaacgtAATTAATGAAAACATGACTTTTAAAAGTGTAATTAAGTATTTGGTAAAATTACAGTTTGACATtcaaaattgtgtgtttttataAATACACGTCCTTGCTTGTAGTGTCAAAAACGTGAAGGATTTGGATCCACTAAAATTCTTAGGAGAATTCCAGTTTCTGAATTTTCAGATCTATGTCGTATATTTTTCATCCAAGAGTCATTGTTCTGCCacatgtcccactactaataaaataataaatatttccTTAGAAATTTCAGTAGATCCTAATCCCATTTAATAACACACGTGTAACTTATGAAATTGCGGGGCCAAATGCACTCAAAATCTCTTCTAAAGGTATACCGTATATGATTTGAGATTTGATATGCATGATGGATATATACAAAACATTTGACCCCCCTATTtactttgagaaagaaaatcttGAAAGGATTGGCGGAacttcctccaaactgggttggaggaacttcctccaactcagtctacaaaaataacatgtatctatttttttaataacatgtgagatacacatgaGTTTTAAATAGCatagacaaagttgaaataaataatataaaaaactcatgtgcatcttacatgttattaaaaaatgggatatatgtcatttttatagaccgGGTTAGAGGAAggtcctccaacccagtttgaaggaaaaactCTATCCATCTTGAAAATGATACTTAATGGGGTAAACTTTTTATAAGGCTGTAATTTTAGTTTGCTTatgtgtataaaaaaaaaaaaaaaaaaaaaagcatcataaGGTAAATTGCGGTAGGGGATTTGAATCAGTGTTCGAAAGTCTTTAACCAGTTGAACTATCCTTGGAGTCCTGCTATGCTGTTGCCAAAATTTGGCAGCCTAGTGTcgaacatatattaaaaaatatatatatatatatatataaaaaaaaaaattgttatttttttgttagttaaatttctatgagttaatatttaatttttaatatctcaaaacttgtttttggattcaaaactaaaatatatgGGTTGAacgttaaccctttagggattgtATTACCCAAAATGAATTCGATCAtcttaaatttggtgctaatacctcaaatttgaatttccctttaatatctattttcttcaattttttttttcaaaaaaaaaaaaaaaaaagaagaaagaagaagaagaagaggagcaaaATATCTgacgttatttaaaaaaaaaacatcttgaCCACGTCAGACTTTGGCAGATACTGGGATGACCTCATGCTGCCGAAAATCTCTACTCCTATCCTTGATGTCATAAAATGGAAtatagatttaaaaaataatattcactatattttttagcattttttttttaatgataaattacTTTTTCATTTGTAAAGTTGTTCATAAAACTTccttaaatcaaaaaatttgttcaattcATTATTAAATGTAACTTTTTTACAaggctgagagagagagaagggaaaatGTGTCGGCTTGCAAAATGCACGTGTAGTCCCCATCAAAGTGGGGCGATGAATGGTGGGGCCGACACCATCCCCTTCACGTGCGCAGCGGCCCACGGCATCACCCTGTGGGCTCTCCCTGTCAGTTGCCACTGTCCAAAGTGGTCCATCCCACCAATCACTCCATAATGTTTATCCACTATCGAAGCCCACTATGATGCAGTAAAAGTCAACGGCCCGATTTAGCTGTTCATAATTCATAAATGCTTATTCTTTCATTTAATATATTCTCTATTttgggatttatttatttatttattttattttttatgctcaGCCTCCAAAAACCCTCCCACCTATGCGAGAAAAATGATTCATGGGCCAGCGATTTTCTTTGTAAATAATAatacttttcaattttatttatcacatttatgttatattatttaacattacgtgttttaacttttaagcgACTTATAATGTAAATCacttaaaaaacataaaagtgtAGGCCAATTAGAATACATCGATATAGTATGTGTGTGAACTATGTTTATTCAAAGGCTTTTATGCCAAAATATCTTGCACAATTTATTGGGCACTCAGAATTTTGTTCCATATCATCTTCATTAGGTTCAGTTAATGGAGACTTATTTgagaattcaaatttaattgtagtATGGATATTGatatagaaattttttaatgtttttttttttttttcatattttttttagaggaaatcAATTtagtctcattaattgatgacGGATTacgagtataaagctcttacattacAGAGCAAAAGCTCTGAAAAAATAATAGCCAAAGTTATAAGGCTACAAGTCATcgatacatacataacaatctgacattcaagacctatctatAACATCAAAATCCGCTAACTCATAATTAATCTTTAATTGTAACAACATATTTGTTTCAGAGAG encodes the following:
- the LOC132189551 gene encoding zinc finger protein CONSTANS-LIKE 5, with translation MGIEAESLKRFGGAWGAAAKPCDSCKSAAAAVFCRADSAFLCLGCDAKIHCANKLASRHERVWMCEVCEQAPAAVTCKADAAALCVTCDADIHSANPVARRHERVPVEPFFDSAEAIIKSSALSNFLVVPAVDNSNDTKNNHHHHDEAEAASWLIPNPNFSSKLMDAPDLKPGDMLFSDVDPFLDFDYPNPFHSAGTDSVVPVQTKPVSAPIINRSTENCFDIDFCKSKLSAFSYPTHSLSQSVSSSDVGVVPDGNSMSDISYPFGRNMCADPNITVSGTTNQVATQLCGTDREARVLRYREKRKNRKFEKTIRYASRKAYAETRPRIKGRFAKRTEIDSEVDCLYDSVSSAAFISDAQYGVVPTF